Proteins co-encoded in one Lasioglossum baleicum chromosome 3, iyLasBale1, whole genome shotgun sequence genomic window:
- the LOC143206993 gene encoding uncharacterized protein LOC143206993 — protein MEELKTSQEIVHEGWLIKSPPTKLWRARWRKRWFALRHSGELPGQYFLEYFTDKRCRKLKGRIDLDQCEQVDAGLRFENRKQKYQYMFNVKTPKRTYYLVAESEADMNKWVDAVCQVCGLKAYTQDEEQPCQMFQFETQESPPISPTSTISGPYIPISECISGRRLNDTSSLNSALSHGPEHYDAPRRLAPSPPRSPTTTDAESVFTDDEWTAPVPSVNWETFPSPGESKQLQGSSDAEIGSWSVRKRFGKLRIVDSAVPPAVEKLPAPPRPPKPPHMLPENPGHNYLNLDGATESSKPTTPATPAPSTPATAIITDESYDFPRSHQPGQPLDQAAIDQSSKHFYSNAAPSSIEETRVFRYDFQEEEPSSPRSESSATATYSNLPSPLVRENSAPTTATPPPPVVYRELKPGRKTSDSTSIISNEPSPGPTSVPALETSSAEHSPAEPPSINRKLKPPLNKSPVEGPLQLASPPGRGRIRAAPSPTPPSHVHSNRHQSTSDEDNNAFDDKEEIYYYQDQNTFIPASNRRLVVLQYLDLDLEATESFTSSSLPPAQSPPNTTVYKTVDFLKTEAFNRTRQRVEEERKQCTDELA, from the exons ATGGAGGAGCTGAAAACCAGTCAGGAGATAGTGCACGAAGGGTGGCTCATTAAATCGCCACCCACGAAACTTTGGCGAGCG CGATGGAGGAAAAGGTGGTTTGCCCTTCGACATAGCGGAGAATTGCCAGGACAATACTTTCTAGAATACTTTACGGACAAACGGTGTAGAAAACTGAAAGGTCGTATCGATCTCGACCAGTGCGAACAG GTGGATGCAGGACTGAGGTTCGAGAATAGAAAACAAAAATACCAGTACATGTTCAATGTTAAGACGCCGAAAAGAACATATTATTTAGTGGCCGAAAGCGAAGCTGACATGAACAAGTGGGTGGACGCGGTATGTCAAGTATGTGGTTTGAAAGCTTACACACAGGATGAAGAGCAGCCATGTCAAA TGTTCCAATTCGAAACACAAGAATCCCCACCTATTTCACCTACTAGCACCATCTCTGGTCCGTACATTCCCATCAGCGAATGCATTTCCGGTCGTCGTCTCAACGATACTAGTTCCCTGAATTCGGCTCTCAGTCATGGACCCGAACATTACGATGCTCCAAGACGACTGGCACCTTCGCCTCCTAGATCTCCTACGACGACCGATGCAGAAAGTGTGTTCACCGACGACGAGTGGACTGCCCCTGTCCCTAGCGTTAATTGGGAAACGTTTCCTTCCCCGG GCGAGTCGAAACAGCTGCAAGGTTCGAGCGACGCCGAGATTGGATCGTGGAGCGTGCGGAAGCGATTCGGTAAGCTGAGAATCGTCGATTCCGCTGTGCCTCCGGCCGTCGAGAAATTACCAGCGCCTCCCAGACCGCCGAAACCACCGCACATGTTACCTGAGAACCCTGGTCATAATTATTTAAACCTGGACGGTGCTACAGAAAGCTCAAAACCCACAACACCGGCTACCCCGGCGCCGTCGACGCCAGCGACCGCGATAATCACCGACGAGTCCTACGATTTCCCACGATCTCACCAGCCTGGGCAACCGCTCGACCAGGCCGCGATCGATCAATcgtcgaaacatttttattcgaacGCCGCGCCTAGCAGCATCGAAGAGACCCGCGTGTTCCGCTACGACTTCCAAGAAGAGGAACCGTCGAGTCCCCGATCTGAGAGTTCTGCGACCGCTACCTACTCGAATCTGCCGAGTCCTCTTGTCCGTGAGAATTCTGCGCCGACTACTGCAACCCCACCACCGCCGGTTGTCTACCGTGAACTGAAACCGGGTAGGAAAACCAGCGATTCTACGTCAATTATTAGCAACGAGCCTTCTCCAGGACCAACAAGTGTACCCGCCTTGGAAACAAGCTCCGCCGAACACTCGCCCGCAGAACCGCCGAGTATCAACAGAAAACTCAAACCGCCTTTAAATAAATCTCCTGTGGAAG GACCCCTGCAACTGGCATCTCCGCCTGGAAGAGGAAGAATTCGAGCAGCCCCTAGTCCAACGCCGCCGAGTCATGTGCACTCGAACAGACATCAGTCAACATCGGATGAAGATAACAACGCTTTCGACGATAAAGAGGAG ATATATTACTATCAGGATCAGAATACGTTCATTCCTGCCTCGAACCGGCGTCTCGTCGTTCTACAATATTTGGATCTTGATCTAGAAGCGACGGAGAGCTTCACATCCTCGAGTTTACCGCCGGCTCAATCACCGCCGAACACGACGGTGTATAAAACAGTGGATTTCTTAAAAACTGAAGCATTTAATCGCACTCGGCAGCGGGTCGAGGAGGAGAGGAAACAGTGTACGGACGAGCTTGCTTAA